GAACACAGGCCCCACCGTGAGACAGGGGAAGATGGTAGTATACAGTGCTGAAGTCGTAACCCCACCTCCTCTTTAAACCCAATTCAAACTAGCCAACACGCATTGGGTGTGTTTATACACCAAGAAATATGCTAGGTCatcttttggggtgatggaaaagttttggcaaggaATGAGGTGGGTGGAGGCACAACATTTTAActgcaattaacaccactgaattgcatattttaaaaggggtaaaaagggaaattttaagttgtaaatAAGCTACCACAAAAAGAACtcatagggcgggccgcggtggctcagcgggcaaagtgcttgcctgctatgccggaggacctcggttcgattcccggcccgagcccatgtaacaaaaaacggaaaaacaaagtacaataaaacaggaaaaatgtttaaagatgtttcccttccttccttccttctatccttccttccttctctctgtctttcctttaaaaaaaaaaaaaaaaaaaaaaaaaagaactcatattcccggagcctgcccatgctaaaaaaaaaagacctcatataagtgtacaacACAaggagtgaaccctaatgtaaaaagTGGACTAAATAATAGCATAAGAgtaataatattgttttgttCATTGTAACAGATTATGCCACACTgctgcaaaatgttaataatagggaagacTAGATGTGAAAACATGGCATAGGGGAACGCCAGGCtttctgcaagatttttctgCAAACCGAAAACaagtctaattaaaaaaaaaaaagcaagttctCCAACTGATAAATAACGTCCACTTCCTATTCCCAAGAAGTTTATAgtctagaaataataaaaacacatagacaaatacatacatatatgtgtgtgtatgaagaTATACACGAAATATTCAACGGGAATTATTTATGAATAGTGAGATTACAGATACTCTATTTAATTTTCTCTACTTaattatgttttctaatttttataataaacattaattgcataataatgtttttaaagattGCACTATATTGTAATTTACATGACAATAAAATTATGAGCAAGATCTACAATTATAACTCTCTAGTAACtcaagaaagacttcttgaagGGTGCGTGAACTGGAATTTGAAGACTGAGCAGGAGTTCAGCTGGGAGCTGGATCATGAGGAAAGGTATTCCAAACAAAACTAGCAACTAGGGCAGTACGTTCAGGAAGGTTTTAAGTAATAAATTACTGGTGTAGCCTAAAGAACACTAGGAAGAGAGGAAACGGGGCTGCAGAGAAGCGATAGTCCAGATCATGAGGAAGCTTGCATACCATGCTAACAGGCATGAATTTTTTCCTGAGATTACATCACAGTTGAACCGAAAACTACATTAACGAACAGCTACTAAGAGCCGGTAAACTGAGTCaggtaaagaaatggaaagtaggGCCCCAGCAGCCATTATCCATTTcaagaagtaataataataataataatatgggtGCCTCCTTGCCTGAAATCCTGTATAAGAAAAATCTATCTTACGCTGGGAGAGAGTGACCATTAGATCTTTAATGCTCCTTTAAACATCAGACTCCAGGACCTTTGCCATCTGGTCCCTGACGCCCTTGAATACATTCCGTTCGATCTCAGTCCACACAACCTGTTGTCAATGCATTATCTACATATTTAGATGAATATGCAAAGAAGCCTTTCTGCAGTGTCCTGAGACTACAAGGTGGGGCTAATACCAGCCCAGATTTGGGAACTGCTAATGCAATATCAGGTGAACATGTGAGGAAGTGAGAAGGTAAACACCTGGGAGGTGGAGCTGGAGGTGGAGCTGGGGTTGTTTAGGAACGAATTAGGACATCTCAAAGAGAACATCTCCTCCCTAGGATGGACCATTATTCCCTCTATAAAAAGGCCATTATCTTCAACTATCTGCACCCTGCAAGCTGCTTCAGGCTCCATCCTACTTGCTCCTCTGGTGAACTAGGTAAGTGGCCGCATACTTAGGGCTACAGATTATGAAAACCCAAGGATGTGCTCTAAGGCGAAAAGGTGCTGTATACCAGGCTTCTTTTATATATACTTTGGTAAGGGACTATTGAtagtattttctttcctttaagatCACGGAGACCTAGTCATTCACTAGGCAGGTTGCCTCCTGCATTACTaagcttttcttcatttctctattGTGTAGGCAGTAAAGGCTTGAGGGTCAGTCCCAGCTTGGAGAATGTGAACAGAAGCTGAATCTGTTCTGATAATTGCTACACCCAGTTCCAGATCAGTTAGGCTTGTGGTTCACTTGGCCCATTCAGTCTGTTTTATCTCACCTAGAAGTCCTGAGGTTCCAGTTTAGCCACAGATGCCCCTTAGTTGGAGTCAAGCATGCCATGTAAATGTTGGACCTGCCCTCCCAAATGCGATGGCAGGGACCTGGAGAGGAACTGTGGAAGTGGATAGAACGGCAAGATTTCTGTAGCTCCAGAACAAAGCACATAAATTATCTCTGGTAGCGGTACAGAGCCTCAAACTGAAAGTCATAGTCCCATGCATTCATTCAGAAATGGAAACAAGACATTCAGATTCTTATTCCTGCCTTCACCACTCTCTTGCTACATGGCTTGAACAAGTCATTCAACTCTGGGTTCGTTTTGATTACCACAGAGAAAAATTAATCATATCTAATTAATCTGAACAATTATCACAAATGGTTGGAACTATTTATGTgtttaagaaaaaggaataaaaagagatgggtctctctctctcttttttcccaccTTTAGGTTAACTCAAATTTACAAAACAATGCCTAAACTCCTACAAAGCCTGGTCACTATCATTGATCTTTACTACCAATATGCCACCCAGAAAGGAAAGTGTGACATGATAAACAAGGCAGAGCTGAAAGAACTTTTGGAGAATGAGTTTCACCGAGTTCTGAAGGTAAGTATTCCATGCCAGGATTGAAGATGCAGCAATCTTCTTCCTCAGCCCTTCCAACCTCTTGGTCACATATGTCAAACGTCCTTGGTGACAGAGAACAGGGTTTGGTAAAGGCTTGAGTTCAACAGTGGGCCCATAATGGATGGGATCTTACTAAGCAAGAGTCAAAAATCCATAGATTAAGTAATGTCCCATCTATATAAGCAATTCttatggtgggggggggggggtggcagtaCTGAGTCAGTCCTTAGAAAAATGCCAAAATAGGTAAAATGCACTCTCTTCCCTTTCTTGGTCTTTTTCAGCCCAGAACAGCTGACCACTGCCCATTTGTAAGATTCTGGAACTGTAAGGTCTCTGAGTTGAAGAAATTAGCATTTTACCCCTAAATCCCAAAACAGTAACCTCCACCTTAAAATGTCACCTctggaaataaatatttggggGCTTAGATTTAGCTCTTGACCATGAGTTCCTAAGTCCAAATGCctactgaatatttttatttagattccTATGGATGGCTCAAATTCAGTGTGTCAAAAATGAAATCTATTATCCTCTGCTCTAAACTTGCTCCTTCTCCTATTTGCCCATGGCATAATTCTGATGCCATTCTTGACTTCCTACGTCTCAGCTGGTATTACCAACCTCCAACCTCCATCTAATTAATCAATAGTCTCTCAAGACAGCCCATTTCTCTCCATAACTGTCAGTCTCTGGTTCAGATGACTTCCATCCGTCCCTTAGATTAATGCAACAGTCTCTTAGTTGGTTTCTGCTTCCAATCTCAGAATGATCCCTGtaaaatttaaatagaattattttacCCTTCAACTCAAAATCCTTCAACAACTCCCTATtgctcttaaaataaaattaaaaattccttaacATGACATAAAAGGCACAAACTGTTTCCTATGTATCTCTCTGGCCAAACCTCTTGACCACTCCAACTCTAAATCTAGCAATCCTGAATTAATTTCAGTTCCTTAAATGAGCCATGCCTTCCCTCACCACCAATGTTCATAtcattccctctgcctgaaagaatattttgctccctttccctctttccctaCTCCTTCATTTGGCTAATTCCAATTCATCCTCTCACAAGCTTTCCTTGACACCCCCTCCCATCAGGGTTTCCCTCTGATGTACTCTCAGAGAAAACTTCTCACATAAAATTGTAATTTTAACTGTGTGTGCCTTTCTCACTAAACATTAAGTTCCATTTTTGTAAGAATCAGTTTAACTTGGTCACCTCTTTATCTCCTGTACCTAACATGATGCTAGGCAGATAGTGGATACATAATAATCTTCACTGAGTGAGTTAAACAACACTTGactagttaattaattaattttaaaagcttgATAAATAAAGCTCATATATAATTAATACAGTTCTGgaaagttatttctaaattagcCAATCATTCATATTTGTCCCATTCCATAGAAAAATAATCAGTCCCCTTGTTCCCTCATCTTTCAGTTGCATCCCCTTCTAGGTATTTCTCACTGAATTATTCATTGCACAttcctttctgccttttctctatttctgctcAGGATAGGGTGGCACAGCCTAAAAGACTATTGGTTGAGCTCCAACTATGTAAGCCAAGCATCACATTTCTGCAACTTTCCTTCAAACAGATTATCTGAGTGCGTGTGCCATGGTAACAAAGCTGCCCTTTGTATCTTGCTCCTATGCAGAATCCAGATGATCCAGACACTGTGGATGCCATCATGCAAAACCTGGATCAAGACCATAATGAGGAAGTGGATTTTACTGAGTATCTTCTGATGATATTCAAGCTGATTAGGGCTTGTAATAAAATCATTGGCAAAAATTACTGCCAAGCTTCAGGGTCAAAGCAGAGAAACCATAGTCTCTGGCACCAAGAGGAAGAGAATGaaacagaagaagaggagaagaaggggCAAGAACCTTCTTACAGTCTTTCAAGTTGGAGTGCAGGAGAGGAGAATGACTCTGATTCCAGGAGCtccagaagaaatattaaacacaGTCTTGAATCCAGCTCCAGAAAACTGGGAAATCAAGAAGGCATGTTTAGTTCTGAAGAGAAGTCAATTTCAAGTTACTCCAAGGGTAGTGCAAAAAACAAGCATGGTTCACATCAGTCTGAAAGATCTGGGAGTGAAGAAACTGGTCATATTTATTCAAGTAATTGTAGAAAAAGTTCAAACTCAGCAAATTATTCAGACGGCTATGGAGAACAAGGACATGTGTGCTACTTGGAGGGGCAGTCTTTCAGTTCTGACCAATGCTGGTCTGATTCAAATAAACCATTAGGGAACAAACAACAAAGTCAGAGATCAAGCCAGACCTCTAGTGATCAGTATCACATATCTAACTTAGGGAGGTGTGGAGGACAAGAACACTGCTCAAATTCAAATGAGTTTAATGGCTATGGTCAACATGGGTCTTGCTCAGGTCAGCGCTATCAGGAAAGATGGCATGAACCAAATTCAGGATCTCAATCAGGAAACTGTGAAGAACAAGGATTTTGTTTCAGTTCAAGTGAGTCTTCTAGTTACGGAAAACATAGGTTAAGCTCAGGCCAGTCCTCTTGTCAAAGAAGATGTGGATCCAGCTCAAGTGGTCAGTCAGAGAGTTATAGAAAACAAAAGCATAGCTGTGGATCAGGCCaatcttctaattttaaaaaatgtgaatctGGCTATAGTCAATCTTCTAGTCAGAAATACCATGAATCTAGCTCAGGGTCTGGTTTAGGTGAGTCATCAAGTTGTGGACAATATGGATCCGGATCTGATCAGTCTTCTGGCTTTGGTCAACATAGGTTTACATCAGGACAGATTCCTAGCTATGGGAAATATGGTTCTGGCTCAAATCAGTCTTCTGGCTGTGACCAACATAGGTCTGGCTCAGGTCAGTCATCTAGCCACAGCCAACATCACTCTGGATTATGTCAGTCTTCTGGCTTTGGGCAGTATGGTTCTGGCTCAAGAGAGTCTTCTGGTTTTGGCCAGCATGAATCAGGCTTAGGTCAATCATCAGGCTATCGACAGCATGAATATAGATATGGTCAATCTTCTAGCTATGGAAAATGTGGTTCTGGCTCAAATCAGTCGTCCAGATATGGCAAGAATGGATTTAGCTCTGGCCAGTCATCTACATGTAGCCAACATGGGTCTGTGTCAGGTCCATCCTCTGGAGTTGACCAACATGGATCTGGATCATGTCAGTCTTCTAGCCACAATCGTTATAGCTCTGGCTCGGGTCAGTATTCTCACTACAGCCAGCGTGGGTCTGGCTCAGGTCAGTATTCTCACTACAGCCAGCGTGGGTCTGGCTCGGGTCAGTATTCTCACTACAGCCAGCGTGGGTCTGGCTCGGGTCAGTATTCTCACTACAGCCAGCGTGGGTCTGGCTCAGGTCAGTCTTCTCACTACAGCCAGCATGGGTCTGGCTCGGGTCAGTGCTCTAGCTTTGGGCAACATGGATTTGGATCAAGTCCAACTTCTGGCTTTGGGCAATGTGGTTCTGGCTCAGGCTACCCTTCTAGCTACAGCCAACATGGATCTGGTTCAGGTCAGTTTTCTGGCTTTGGACATCATGTTTCTGGCTCAGGAAAGTCTTCTGGCTTTGGTCAACATGAATTGGGCCTAGGTCAGACCTCTAACTATGCCCAGCATGGATCTAGAACAGATCGACGTTCTAGCCATGATCATTATAGCTCTGGTTCAGGTCAGTATTCTAGCTACAGCCAACATGATTCTGGCTCAGGTCAGTTCTCTAGCTATGGTCAACACGAGTCTGGATTAGGTCAATCTTCCAGCTGTGGTCAAGAAGAATCTGGCTTAGGTCAGGCTTCTAGCTACAGTCAATATGGGTCTCAGTCAGGTCAGTCGTCTAGCTTTGGACAACCTGGATTTGGATCAGGCCAAATTTCTCACTTTGGGCAACATGGTTCTGGCTCAGGCCGCACTTCTAGCTACAGCCAACATGGATATGGTGCAGGTCAGTTTCCTGGCTTTGGACAACAGGGTTCTGGCTCAGGAGAGTCTTCTAGCTTTGGTCAGCATGAATTGGGCCTAGGTCAGTCCTCTAACTGTGCCCAGCATGGATCTGGAACAGCTCAACATTCTAGCCATGATCATTATAGCTCTGGCTCAGGTCAGTATTCTAGCTACAGCCAGTGTGGATCTGGCTCAGGTCAGTCCTCTAGCTTTGGGCCACAAGGAACTGGCTCAAGTCAGTCCTCTAGCTTTGGGCCACATGGATCTGGCTCAGGTCAGTCCTCTAGCTTTGGGCCACATGGATTTGGATCAGGTCAAACTTCTGGCTTTGGGCAACACAGATCCAGCTCAGGCCAGGCTTCTAGCTACAGCCAACATGGATCTGGTTCAGGTCAGTTTTCTGGCTTTGGACAACATGGCTCTGGCACAGAAGAGTCTTCTGGTTTTGGTCAGCATGGAGTGGGTCTAGGTCACTCCTCTAACTATGGCCAGCATGGATCTAGGTCAGGTCACTATTCTAGCCATGGTCAATATAGCTCTGGCTCAGGTCAGTATTCTAGCCACAGACAACATAGCTCTGGCTCAGGTCAGTCTTCCAGCTTTCAGCAACATGAATTTGGTTCAGGCCCATCTTCTAGCTACAGCCAACACAGCTCTGGTTCAGCTAGCTGTCATCAGCATGAATCTGGATCAGGTCAATATTCTGGCCATTTTCGACATGGATCTGGCTCAAGTCAGTCTTCTAGCTATGGAAAATATGGATCTAACCCAAATCAGTCTTCTAGCTACAGCCAACAAAGATTTGGCTCACATCCATTTTCTAGTCATGGCCGACATAGGTCTGGCTCAGGTCATTCCTCTAGCTACAGTCAACATAAGTATGGATTAGGTCAATCTTATAGCCATGGTAATCATGGATCAAGCACAAGTCAGTCATCCAGTTATGGAAAATATGGATCTAGCCATGGATCTAACTCAAGTCAGTCTTCTAGCTACAGCCAACATAGATCTGGCTCTGGTCAGTCT
This is a stretch of genomic DNA from Tamandua tetradactyla isolate mTamTet1 chromosome 4, mTamTet1.pri, whole genome shotgun sequence. It encodes these proteins:
- the LOC143679727 gene encoding uncharacterized protein LOC143679727 isoform X1, whose translation is MPKLLQSLVTIIDLYYQYATQKGKCDMINKAELKELLENEFHRVLKNPDDPDTVDAIMQNLDQDHNEEVDFTEYLLMIFKLIRACNKIIGKNYCQASGSKQRNHSLWHQEEENETEEEEKKGQEPSYSLSSWSAGEENDSDSRSSRRNIKHSLESSSRKLGNQEGMFSSEEKSISSYSKGSAKNKHGSHQSERSGSEETGHIYSSNCRKSSNSANYSDGYGEQGHVCYLEGQSFSSDQCWSDSNKPLGNKQQSQRSSQTSSDQYHISNLGRCGGQEHCSNSNEFNGYGQHGSCSGQRYQERWHEPNSGSQSGNCEEQGFCFSSSESSSYGKHRLSSGQSSCQRRCGSSSSGQSESYRKQKHSCGSGQSSNFKKCESGYSQSSSQKYHESSSGSGLGESSSCGQYGSGSDQSSGFGQHRFTSGQIPSYGKYGSGSNQSSGCDQHRSGSGQSSSHSQHHSGLCQSSGFGQYGSGSRESSGFGQHESGLGQSSGYRQHEYRYGQSSSYGKCGSGSNQSSRYGKNGFSSGQSSTCSQHGSVSGPSSGVDQHGSGSCQSSSHNRYSSGSGQYSHYSQRGSGSGQYSHYSQRGSGSGQYSHYSQRGSGSGQYSHYSQRGSGSGQSSHYSQHGSGSGQCSSFGQHGFGSSPTSGFGQCGSGSGYPSSYSQHGSGSGQFSGFGHHVSGSGKSSGFGQHELGLGQTSNYAQHGSRTDRRSSHDHYSSGSGQYSSYSQHDSGSGQFSSYGQHESGLGQSSSCGQEESGLGQASSYSQYGSQSGQSSSFGQPGFGSGQISHFGQHGSGSGRTSSYSQHGYGAGQFPGFGQQGSGSGESSSFGQHELGLGQSSNCAQHGSGTAQHSSHDHYSSGSGQYSSYSQCGSGSGQSSSFGPQGTGSSQSSSFGPHGSGSGQSSSFGPHGFGSGQTSGFGQHRSSSGQASSYSQHGSGSGQFSGFGQHGSGTEESSGFGQHGVGLGHSSNYGQHGSRSGHYSSHGQYSSGSGQYSSHRQHSSGSGQSSSFQQHEFGSGPSSSYSQHSSGSASCHQHESGSGQYSGHFRHGSGSSQSSSYGKYGSNPNQSSSYSQQRFGSHPFSSHGRHRSGSGHSSSYSQHKYGLGQSYSHGNHGSSTSQSSSYGKYGSSHGSNSSQSSSYSQHRSGSGQSFSRHRTGSGWSSSYGQNGSVSGQSSSCGQHGSVSGQYSSHGQHGSGSSQFCSYGKNGSSSGQSLSYSQQRPDSHQSFSHGQHRFSSGHSSSCGQHEFESGELSSHGQHGCGSG
- the LOC143679727 gene encoding uncharacterized protein LOC143679727 isoform X2, with product MQNLDQDHNEEVDFTEYLLMIFKLIRACNKIIGKNYCQASGSKQRNHSLWHQEEENETEEEEKKGQEPSYSLSSWSAGEENDSDSRSSRRNIKHSLESSSRKLGNQEGMFSSEEKSISSYSKGSAKNKHGSHQSERSGSEETGHIYSSNCRKSSNSANYSDGYGEQGHVCYLEGQSFSSDQCWSDSNKPLGNKQQSQRSSQTSSDQYHISNLGRCGGQEHCSNSNEFNGYGQHGSCSGQRYQERWHEPNSGSQSGNCEEQGFCFSSSESSSYGKHRLSSGQSSCQRRCGSSSSGQSESYRKQKHSCGSGQSSNFKKCESGYSQSSSQKYHESSSGSGLGESSSCGQYGSGSDQSSGFGQHRFTSGQIPSYGKYGSGSNQSSGCDQHRSGSGQSSSHSQHHSGLCQSSGFGQYGSGSRESSGFGQHESGLGQSSGYRQHEYRYGQSSSYGKCGSGSNQSSRYGKNGFSSGQSSTCSQHGSVSGPSSGVDQHGSGSCQSSSHNRYSSGSGQYSHYSQRGSGSGQYSHYSQRGSGSGQYSHYSQRGSGSGQYSHYSQRGSGSGQSSHYSQHGSGSGQCSSFGQHGFGSSPTSGFGQCGSGSGYPSSYSQHGSGSGQFSGFGHHVSGSGKSSGFGQHELGLGQTSNYAQHGSRTDRRSSHDHYSSGSGQYSSYSQHDSGSGQFSSYGQHESGLGQSSSCGQEESGLGQASSYSQYGSQSGQSSSFGQPGFGSGQISHFGQHGSGSGRTSSYSQHGYGAGQFPGFGQQGSGSGESSSFGQHELGLGQSSNCAQHGSGTAQHSSHDHYSSGSGQYSSYSQCGSGSGQSSSFGPQGTGSSQSSSFGPHGSGSGQSSSFGPHGFGSGQTSGFGQHRSSSGQASSYSQHGSGSGQFSGFGQHGSGTEESSGFGQHGVGLGHSSNYGQHGSRSGHYSSHGQYSSGSGQYSSHRQHSSGSGQSSSFQQHEFGSGPSSSYSQHSSGSASCHQHESGSGQYSGHFRHGSGSSQSSSYGKYGSNPNQSSSYSQQRFGSHPFSSHGRHRSGSGHSSSYSQHKYGLGQSYSHGNHGSSTSQSSSYGKYGSSHGSNSSQSSSYSQHRSGSGQSFSRHRTGSGWSSSYGQNGSVSGQSSSCGQHGSVSGQYSSHGQHGSGSSQFCSYGKNGSSSGQSLSYSQQRPDSHQSFSHGQHRFSSGHSSSCGQHEFESGELSSHGQHGCGSG